Sequence from the Verrucomicrobiia bacterium genome:
TCCACCCGGAACATGGTGCCGGGCAGGACGGTGTGAACTTTGCCTTCGACTTCGATATGATCTTCTTTCATGAATGCGAGCGCCGGAACCAGCACGGATTGCGAGCCCGCCCCACCTCCGGCGGGCCGGGCGGCGGAAAAGCAAAAGCGAAGTCCGGCCATCCGGACTTCGCCCCGAAACAAACCCGATCAGTAGCGGCCACGGCCGCCAGATTCACGACGGCCACCCGCGGGGCGTTCCTCGCGCGGACGGGCGACGTTGACGGTCAAGGCGCGTCCATCGAGATCCTGACCATGCAGCGCTTCGATGGCCTTTTGGGCCTCTTCGGGCGTGCTCATGGTCACAAAACCAAAGCCCCGCGAACGGCCGCTCATGCGGTCCATCATCAGGTTGGCTTCGAGCACGGTGCCATGCGCGGCGAACGCGTCCTGCAAGTCGTTTTCGGTCGTGTTGAAGGAAAGGTTGCCGACGAATAGTTTGTTGTTCATGTGATTTACTGTCCGAGACTGTCTTTGCTTGATCCAGACTGTTCCCGTCCTTCGGATTTCAAATCATCACTGAACCGCGTTCACTTGAAGATTCACCACGCCATGGAAGCATGAAGCTAGCTAACGGACGCTTCGAAATTGGCGCAATTCCCCTCGTTGGCAAGCCTCATCTTCAGTTTTCGCCAGAATTCTCGCCGGTCCAAATCCGGGGTCAACAGACCCGCCACCAAGCCGGCCCGCGCTTTTGTGGCACCGCTCCATCTGGACGGATTCCCGATATACCCATCGTCCTGCCGTTCATCGCGGTCCGCCCGCCCCCGCAACAGCAGCGTCAGTGGCCGGATTTCTGCGCCACCAGCGTGAGCATGGGCCACCACCAAATGGTCCGGCCCTCCTCCTCGCCCAAGGCGAACAACTTGCGCACTGCCGCCGGCGCGTGAGCCACGAGTTCAACCACCCGCTGGCGATTCTCCACCGGCGTGGCTGCCGTCTCAAAATACCAGTTCAGATCCGGCTGCTTTTTCAGGTGCAGCTCGCTGACGGTCACGGTCAACCCCACCGCGCGGCAAAGCTCGCCCCATTGGCGGGGCGTCAAAAACCGGTGATGGCTGGGATCGCGGAGTTTCTCGACTTGATGCAACCACGCCTCCGCCTCGGGCTCGTCGTCCTGCACCGTGCCGTCAATAAGCAGGAAAAATCCGCGCGGCTTGAGCACCCGCGCCACCTCGGCGACAAATCCCGCCACGGAACTGAAGTGGTGCGGCGCCACGCGGCAGGTGACGAGGTCGAAGCTCGCGTCGGGGTAAGGCATCGCTTCCGCCGGATGACAGCGCAATGCAACATTGAGCCCGCGCGCCGTCGCCGCTTCACCAGCCCGCTGAAGCATGGCCTCGGTCAAGTCGGAGAGCGTGACCCGGTATCCTAGGCTCGCGAGGTGCAAACCGGTATGGCCGCCGCCCGTCGCAGCGTCGAGCACGGCCGCGCCGGCGGGCAGGGAAATTTTTTCGAGCGCCGCCTGCACGTCGGCAATGTTTTCCAGGATGTGGCCTTTGCCGTAGCGGTGGCTTTGCCTTGTGAACTGTTCGCTGGCCGCGCGTTGAATTGGGTTGAGTTCACTGCTCATCGTGCGCAGACAGTAGCACAAGACGCCATCATGGCGCGAAAGATTCCGGGTGTCGGTGACACCGCCTTGCGCAAACTGGCTGCCGTCGGAACGGTTGCCCGATTGCCTCACAAAACCTGGCCGGCATCCTGCAAGCGCGATTGCAATCGCGGCAAATTGACGCGCTGAACGCTGGTGCCCTGCCGCAGGGCGAGATCGGCAGCATGCGCGGCCGATTCGCTCAGGATCATGGACGGCGGTTCCATGCGCACGGAGGCGAACGCAACGTGCGTGCTCGACACACAAAATGTCACCAGCAGATTTTCGCATTCCTCCTCGCGCGGCACGATGGCGGGATACGGAATCGGATAGGAATCGGCGAGCCGATGATAAAAGCCGCCTTCATGAATGACCGCACCGTCCTGCACCAGCCGGCCGCACACGTGTGAATCAAGCGAGTAGCTGCCGCGGCCCACGGAATCCTCCCGTTGGCCGGGCGTCTCGCAATGTTGCTGAGTGATGACGTAGTTGCTCACCATCCGCCGGGCCTGACGCACGTAAAGCTGCGTGGGCCAGCCGCCGGTGTCGCGAAACTCATCCTTCGGCAATCCCCAAGGGGCCATCTCCTGCCGCAGCCAGTCGGGCAGGCGTTCATCCGTGCGCAGAAAATACAAATACCCGCGCTGATAATCTTCGTGCGCGTGCCAGAGGCGGGCACGCTCCGCCCAGGTTCCGTTCGCGTAGCGTTCGGCCCCGCCGTTCACAAAATCCATCGAAATCCCGCAGGAACCGCTGTTCACGTCCGTTTTGCCCCGCAGCAGGCGGGTGATCTTGAGCAGGCGCGGATGGTTCCGCGGCGACCGCTGGCCGAAGTTGAAATAAAGGTCGATCGGAACCAACGGATCATCGATGGCTTCCAGCGCGGCGAGATAACGGCGCACCAATTCGTAGTGGGCGGGATCGTAATTGGCCGGCGGCGCAATTGGAATCGGATCCTCCCGAGTCAGGCACAGCCGGAAATTGTAAGCCTGCACGCTGTTGTCCTGCGCGCCCACGGGACGCAGCGCGGCGGCCGACACCAACGGCAGCAATCCGCTCGCGGAATCCCCCGGTCGCACGTAAGGATCAAGGCGCAGCCGCGTCTGCTTCGCTTCGTGTTTGGGCCCGTTGTTGCGCTCACTGACCAGCCGTGCGTAACAAACCCCGGCCAGGTTCTCGCCATGTTCGGCGCGTCCTTCGCGATCCGAACGCCAACTGACGCCCGCGCGGGCCAGCAAATCTCCCTCATAGGAACAATCGATGAACATGGCCGCCTCAACGATCAGAGATGCGCGTTCCTGCGGCTCCGGCGCGGGGGCGCCGCGCGCATCGACCGGCGCCCGATCCAGCGTCAGCGAGTGCAGGCGGCGACCGTCCTTGTCCACGGCGGCGAGCCGTGTCTCACGAAGCACCTCGACATGACTTTCCGCAATCAGCTGCTCGAAGCATTGCTCGGCAACGTGCGGTTCAACGCTCCAGCCATTCGTGGTGATCCCAGCCTGACTGTAGCAGGCGCGAATGCGTTGAAAATAATCCCGGGTCAATCCGCCGATGGTCGCCGCGCGCCCGTAATCCACCCAGCCCAAGCCGCCCGAGGTCATGCCGCCCAGATGCCGGGTCGGCTCGATGAGCAATACGGAACGCCCAAGACGGGCGAGCGTCACCGCCGCGATAACCCCGCCCGACGTGCCGCCGTAAACGCAAACATCCACCCGACGTCGCTCCGCCGTGCCCGCGGCAAAGCCTCGCCCCGCGAGGACGGCCGTGACGGCCAGCGAAGTGGCGCCCAGAAAGGCGCGACGGGAAAGTCCCGGTTGGGCCGATCCCACCATTCGCTGGTTCACGCCGACTGACCCGGAGGACGTCGCGGCATTTGCCCGGCTTTTTGACTTTATTGACTGGTGCGCCATGGACAGAGGTTGCCAGGTTCCGGAAGCCTTACAAAGTCTGTCCCACAGCGCGTGCGGTGAACTTGTAGTGTCCTGCCTCCACCGCAAAGACCGCGCAACCGTCCGCCATGCGCAAGAATCGGACGCCATGGGCCTGGTCCGCCGGCCGGCCGCTTTCAGTGACGGCCGTCGCGTCGGCCGCCGGCACGTAAACGGTCGCCGTGCAATTGCCGGGAATGCTCACAGCCAGATGAAACTGACGGCCCGCGCGCCGCCAACGGCTGGTGATCGGACCACGAATCGAGTCATAGGTCGCGTTGACCCAGTGGAAGCCTTGCCCGGGCGGCACGACTTGCGGGTGAATGACGATGTGCTGGAAACCGGGTCCGTCAGTGTCGATGCCGGCGGCCTGGGTGAAGAGCCATTCACTGACGCAGCCCAGCCAGTAGTGGTTGAAGGAGTTCATGCCGGGATCCTGGAATCCCTTGTCGGGGCGCCAGCCATCCCAGCGTTCCCACATGGTGGTCGAACCCCAGAGCACCTGTTGCAGCCAGGACGGATAGGTCTTGTTCAACACCAGGTGATAGGACAGTTCCGGATGCCCCGCCTGCTCGAGCGCAAACAAGATGAACGGCGTGCCCAGGAATCCCGTGGCGATGTGGTCCTGCTGATCGTGCAGGCTCTCCACAAATTGCGCGGCGACCTTGGTCTTCAGTTCCGCCGGCACCAGGTCCAGTCCGAACGCCAGCGCATAGAACGTCTGTCCCGTTTCATTCTTTGCATCCACAATTCGCCCGTCCGGCTTGATGAAGTGGCGCGCGAACGCCGCCCGGATGTGGTCCGCCAGCGCATGAAACCGTTGTGCATCGCCGGTCTCACCCAATGCCGTGGCGATGCGTTCCATGAGCGACGCCGTGTAAAAATAATACGCCGTGCCGATCGCATCGGAATGTTGCGGGCCCGCAAGCCGCAGCCAGTCGCCATAGGCGCCGGTGCCACGCACGTAGTCCTGGCTGCTCTGCGCGAGGTAATCCATGTAATGCAGCAGTTCGGGATAATGTTCCCGCAGCACACGCGTGTCGCCATACAGCTCATACATCCGCCAGTTGCAGACGGGACCGGCGTCGGACCACCCGGTGTTGCCGTAGCCCACCACCGCCAGGTGCGGGGCCACATCGTCAAACGCACCATCGTCGCGCTGCGAATCGGTGCACAAATCGCGCAGCCATTTGGTGTAAAACGCCGGGGCGTCCATGTTCAGGCAGGCGGTCTTCATGAACACCTGTGCGTCGCCCGTCCAGCCGGCGCGTTCGTCGCGTTGCGGACAGTCAGTGGGCACGTCGAGAAAATTCCCCTTCTGCCCCCACAGTGAATTCAGGACCAGCTTGTTCACCAGCGGCTCCGAACATTCAAACCAGCCGGCGCGCGGCAGGTCCGAATGCACCACAATGCCCGTCACATCGCCCAGACGCGGTCGGTAATTCAGCCCGGTCACCTCGACGTAGCGAAAACCGTGGAAGGTGAAGCTTGGCTCATAGGCGCGTTTGCCGTGACCGGCCAGATAATACGTGTCGGTGGCGCGGGCCGCGCGCAGGTTGGTGGTGTAGAGGGTGCCGTCGGGGTTCAACATTTCCGCATGCCGCACCACGACCTGCTGGCCGGGACGGCCCTTGGCGAGCAGCCGCACCCAGCCCACCATGTTCTGTCCGAGATCGAAGACATAAACGCCAGGCTTCGGCTCGGTGATCGCCTGCGCGGCCAGTTCGTCCGTGCGGCGGATGGGTTCGCCCGGGTGCGCATACCGTTTCACCGTGACCGACGGATCCACCTGCGCGGCCTGCCACTGCGACGCGTCAAACCCGGGCCGGTCCCAGCCGGGGAATTCCAGGCGCGCATCGTAAACACAACCCATCAGCAAGTCCGCCTGCCGGATCGGACCCAGCGCGGCCCGCCAGCTCGCATCGGTGCCGATGAGTTCGCGCGTGCCATCGCGATACTCGATCTGCAATTGCACGAGCAGACGCGGGTCGCCGCCGTAGTAATGCCGTTTGCCGGTGAACGCCAGGAAGCTCGCATACCAGCCGTCGCCCAGGATCGCGCCCAGCGCGTTTTCGCCGCGCCGCAGTTGCGCGGTCACATCGTAGCCGCGGTAGTTCACGCGCTTGCTGAAATCCGTCCACCCCGGCGACAGCGCATCGGTGTCCACCGGCTGACCGTTCAAGTGCAGTTCATAAACGCCCAGCGCCGTCGCAAAAATCGTCGCGCGCTTGACCGGCTTGGTCACGGCAAAGTCCTTTCGGAAGAAGGGCGCCGGGCTCATCACCTCGCGCGCCGGCCGCCCCCAATGCTTGTCGCCAAACGCGACGATCTCGGCCGCCGGCTGCCAGTCCTTCGCGTCGAAGCCGGCCGCGTTCCAGTCCGGGGTTTCGCCGGCGCTGGACAGCCACGAACCATCGACTGGCACCGTGAGCGTTCCGCCGTCGGCGAACACGATGCCGAGCCGCCCGAGCAGCCCCGCCGGTCCTTGGGACGAATTGCGCGCGAGGATGGCCAGCACGTTGGCGCCGGCGTGCAACGCGGGCTTCAGGTCGCGCACCGCCAGTTGCTTCCAATTGTGATGCTCCAGCCCGACCGCCGCGCCGTTCACATACAGTTGCAGCGTGTCATCGGCGGTCAGCACGAATTCGGCGGCACGAATCGCGCGGCCGGCAGGAATCTGGATTTCTTTGCGGAAATAAACCGCGCCCGCGGACTGGTCGCCGCTCACGGCTCCGGCCAGCCAGACCCAGTGGTTTTCGTCGAGGCGGGTCAACGGCTTCAAGGTTTCCGCCAGGGCGTCGGCCGCATCGTGCCCGGGCTTGAACCCAA
This genomic interval carries:
- a CDS encoding RNA-binding protein, whose amino-acid sequence is MNNKLFVGNLSFNTTENDLQDAFAAHGTVLEANLMMDRMSGRSRGFGFVTMSTPEEAQKAIEALHGQDLDGRALTVNVARPREERPAGGRRESGGRGRY
- a CDS encoding class I SAM-dependent methyltransferase; amino-acid sequence: MRQSGNRSDGSQFAQGGVTDTRNLSRHDGVLCYCLRTMSSELNPIQRAASEQFTRQSHRYGKGHILENIADVQAALEKISLPAGAAVLDAATGGGHTGLHLASLGYRVTLSDLTEAMLQRAGEAATARGLNVALRCHPAEAMPYPDASFDLVTCRVAPHHFSSVAGFVAEVARVLKPRGFFLLIDGTVQDDEPEAEAWLHQVEKLRDPSHHRFLTPRQWGELCRAVGLTVTVSELHLKKQPDLNWYFETAATPVENRQRVVELVAHAPAAVRKLFALGEEEGRTIWWWPMLTLVAQKSGH
- a CDS encoding FAD-dependent oxidoreductase — protein: MNQRMVGSAQPGLSRRAFLGATSLAVTAVLAGRGFAAGTAERRRVDVCVYGGTSGGVIAAVTLARLGRSVLLIEPTRHLGGMTSGGLGWVDYGRAATIGGLTRDYFQRIRACYSQAGITTNGWSVEPHVAEQCFEQLIAESHVEVLRETRLAAVDKDGRRLHSLTLDRAPVDARGAPAPEPQERASLIVEAAMFIDCSYEGDLLARAGVSWRSDREGRAEHGENLAGVCYARLVSERNNGPKHEAKQTRLRLDPYVRPGDSASGLLPLVSAAALRPVGAQDNSVQAYNFRLCLTREDPIPIAPPANYDPAHYELVRRYLAALEAIDDPLVPIDLYFNFGQRSPRNHPRLLKITRLLRGKTDVNSGSCGISMDFVNGGAERYANGTWAERARLWHAHEDYQRGYLYFLRTDERLPDWLRQEMAPWGLPKDEFRDTGGWPTQLYVRQARRMVSNYVITQQHCETPGQREDSVGRGSYSLDSHVCGRLVQDGAVIHEGGFYHRLADSYPIPYPAIVPREEECENLLVTFCVSSTHVAFASVRMEPPSMILSESAAHAADLALRQGTSVQRVNLPRLQSRLQDAGQVL
- a CDS encoding family 78 glycoside hydrolase catalytic domain; translated protein: MRNILALGFCLAAACVVTAATQPVQLRSEYRENPVGVDAPSPRLSWVLPAAERGARQTAYQVLVAGDADALNRGQGDLWDTGKVNSDQSIQLPYAGRTLAAGQTCYWKVRVWDQTGAASPWSHPARWTMGLLQPSDWHAQWIGFKPGHDAADALAETLKPLTRLDENHWVWLAGAVSGDQSAGAVYFRKEIQIPAGRAIRAAEFVLTADDTLQLYVNGAAVGLEHHNWKQLAVRDLKPALHAGANVLAILARNSSQGPAGLLGRLGIVFADGGTLTVPVDGSWLSSAGETPDWNAAGFDAKDWQPAAEIVAFGDKHWGRPAREVMSPAPFFRKDFAVTKPVKRATIFATALGVYELHLNGQPVDTDALSPGWTDFSKRVNYRGYDVTAQLRRGENALGAILGDGWYASFLAFTGKRHYYGGDPRLLVQLQIEYRDGTRELIGTDASWRAALGPIRQADLLMGCVYDARLEFPGWDRPGFDASQWQAAQVDPSVTVKRYAHPGEPIRRTDELAAQAITEPKPGVYVFDLGQNMVGWVRLLAKGRPGQQVVVRHAEMLNPDGTLYTTNLRAARATDTYYLAGHGKRAYEPSFTFHGFRYVEVTGLNYRPRLGDVTGIVVHSDLPRAGWFECSEPLVNKLVLNSLWGQKGNFLDVPTDCPQRDERAGWTGDAQVFMKTACLNMDAPAFYTKWLRDLCTDSQRDDGAFDDVAPHLAVVGYGNTGWSDAGPVCNWRMYELYGDTRVLREHYPELLHYMDYLAQSSQDYVRGTGAYGDWLRLAGPQHSDAIGTAYYFYTASLMERIATALGETGDAQRFHALADHIRAAFARHFIKPDGRIVDAKNETGQTFYALAFGLDLVPAELKTKVAAQFVESLHDQQDHIATGFLGTPFILFALEQAGHPELSYHLVLNKTYPSWLQQVLWGSTTMWERWDGWRPDKGFQDPGMNSFNHYWLGCVSEWLFTQAAGIDTDGPGFQHIVIHPQVVPPGQGFHWVNATYDSIRGPITSRWRRAGRQFHLAVSIPGNCTATVYVPAADATAVTESGRPADQAHGVRFLRMADGCAVFAVEAGHYKFTARAVGQTL